CAATAAGCTTGTAGACCATGATATTATAGAAATATTGGAGACAAAACACACAGTTGAGCAAAACATGTATAAGCTTTCAAAAGAACTGTCTATCTAACGCGCAGCTGAAGGCTGAAGATTTCAGAAGGAAGTGAACCAAATGAGAAAAACTAAAATTGTATGTACCATTGGTCCGGCAAGTGAAAGCATTGAAATGCTTACGAAATTAATGGAGTCTGGAATGAACGTGGCTCGTTTGAATTTTTCTCACGGAGATTTTGAGGAGCATGGCGCAAGAATTAAAAATATCCGTGAAGCAAGCAAAAAGCTAGGCAAAAACGTTGGTATCCTGCTTGATACAAAAGGTCCTGAAATCCGCACACATACAATGGAAAACGGAGGCATTGAGCTTGAGACAGGCAAAGAGCTTATCGTTTCAATGGACGAGGTAGTAGGAACAACAGATAAAATTTCAGTGACTTATGAAGGTTTAGTCGATGATGTTGAACAGGGTTCAACGATTCTGTTAGATGACGGACTTATCGGCCTTGAAGTGCTTGATGTTGATGCCGCTAATCGCGAAATCAAAACAAAAGTATTAAACAACGGAACACTCAAAAACAAAAAAGGTGTTAACGTACCAGGCGTAAGCGTCAATCTTCCGGGTATCACTGAAAAAGATGCACGAGATATCGTTTTCGGTATTGAGCAGGGAGTAGACTTCATCGCCCCATCTTTCATACGGCGTTCCACGGACGTGCTTGAAATCCGTGAGCTTCTTGAAGAGCACAAAGCACAGGATATTCAAATCATCCCTAAAATCGAAAACCAAGAGGGCGTTGACAACATCGATGCTATTCTCGAAGTGTCTGACGGCTTAATGGTTGCACGTGGAGACTTAGGCGTGGAAATCCCAGCTGAAGAAGTGCCGCTCGTGCAAAAAGAACTGATCAAAAAATGCAACGCGTTAGGAAAACCTGTTATTACAGCGACGCAAATGCTCGATAGCATGCAGCGCAACCCGCGTCCGACTCGTGCGGAAGCAAGTGACGTTGCAAACGCGATCTTCGACGGCACAGACGCCATCATGCTTTCTGGTGAAACAGCTGCCGGAAGTTATCCGGTTGAGGCGGTTCAAACCATGCACAACATCGCGTCCCGTTCTGAAGAAGCTTTAAATCATAAAGAAATTCTTTCTAAACGCAGAGGGCAAGTAGGCATGACGATTACAGACGCCATTGGACAATCTGTCGCGCACACTGCGATTAACCTGAACGCTGCTGCGATCGTAACACCGACTGAAAGCGGTCATACAGCGCGCATGATCGCAAAATACCGTCCTCAGGCGCCGATTGTTGCGGTTACTGTGAATGATTCTGTTTCCAGAAAACTTGCGCTCGTATCTGGCGTATTCGCGGAAAGCGGCCAAAATGCAAACACAACAGATGAAATGCTCGAGGATGCTGTCCAAAATTCATTGAACAGCGGAATTGTAAAACACGGCGATCTGATCGTTATTACAGCAGGCACTGTCGGTGAGTCTGGCACGACGAACTTAATGAAAGTTTACACTGTCGGCGATATCATCGCTAAAGGACAAGGTATCGGACGCAAATCAGCGTTTGGCCCGGTTGTCATTGCACAAAATGCAAAAGAAGCTGAGCAAAAAATGACTGACGGTGCGGTACTCGTGACTAAAAGCACTGACCGTGACATGATTGCATCTCTTGAAAAAGCGTCTGCCCTTATTACAGAAGAAGGCGGCTTGACAAGCCATGCTGCGGTAGTCGGATTAAGCCTCGGCATTCCGGTTATCGTTGGCCTTGAAAAAGCGACATCTACTTTAACAGACGGCCAGGATATTACAGTTGACGCATCCAGAGGGGCAGTCTACCAAGGCCGCGCGAGCGTTCTTTAATCACAGGTGAAAACGGAAGGGGGAATCCCTTCCTTTTCTCTTTATCTTGCCTTATATTGACAGAGGTGTGTTACACGTGTGGGGGGCTCGGATATGAGATTTTTATTTTTGCTTTTTATTGTGTTTCCGGCAATAGAAATCGGGATTTTCCTGTTTTCAGGCAAGCTGATCGGCATTTTGCCGACGGTCCTTCTCATGATTCTGACGGGCATTATCGGCGCAGCAGCTGCAAAAAAACAAGGAACCGAAGTGTATCACAAGGTTCAGCGTGATCTTCAATATGGCAAGATGCCGGGAGAAACGATTGTTGACGGCCTGTGCATTTTCATTGGCGGTCTTTTGCTGATGCTGCCGGGCTTTTTATCAGATTTGGCCGGCGCCTGTTTACTTATTCCGTTTACCCGCAGCTGGTGGAAGCCGATTCTGTTCAAATGGCTGAGAGGAATGTCGAAGAACAAACGGATCATCATCAAATAAAAACGGCAGCCATGAATATGGGCTGCTGTTTTATTTTTGCTGAACGGTGATATACGACCATATTTCCTTACATGTGCCCGTTGTGATGAAAGCTTGGATGATGACGAGAACAGCCGGCCCCGCAATGAGTCCTAAAAATCCGAATAATTTAAAACCGGCAAATAGAGAGATGAGTGTTGCCAAAGGATCGATGCCGATTGATTTACTAAGTATTTTTGGTTCAGTCAGCTGCCGCTGAATAAGAACAACAAGGTACAGTACGCCGATTCCGATGGCCTGAGGCAGCTGGCCTGTAACCGATAAATACAAGATCCACGGCACAAATACGGAGCCCGCACCCAAATAAGGGAGAAGGTCAACAAGCCCTATTAAAAAAGCAATTGTTGCGGCATGTTCAACGCTTAAGAGAGAAAGGCCGATAAATACAATGACCATTGTAATGAAAACGAGAACGGCCTGCGCTTTGATAAAACCGGTCATTGCTTTTTTTAATTCATTGCTGATCGCTCGACTGCTGGCTGTAACCTGATC
The Bacillus vallismortis genome window above contains:
- the pyk gene encoding pyruvate kinase, whose translation is MRKTKIVCTIGPASESIEMLTKLMESGMNVARLNFSHGDFEEHGARIKNIREASKKLGKNVGILLDTKGPEIRTHTMENGGIELETGKELIVSMDEVVGTTDKISVTYEGLVDDVEQGSTILLDDGLIGLEVLDVDAANREIKTKVLNNGTLKNKKGVNVPGVSVNLPGITEKDARDIVFGIEQGVDFIAPSFIRRSTDVLEIRELLEEHKAQDIQIIPKIENQEGVDNIDAILEVSDGLMVARGDLGVEIPAEEVPLVQKELIKKCNALGKPVITATQMLDSMQRNPRPTRAEASDVANAIFDGTDAIMLSGETAAGSYPVEAVQTMHNIASRSEEALNHKEILSKRRGQVGMTITDAIGQSVAHTAINLNAAAIVTPTESGHTARMIAKYRPQAPIVAVTVNDSVSRKLALVSGVFAESGQNANTTDEMLEDAVQNSLNSGIVKHGDLIVITAGTVGESGTTNLMKVYTVGDIIAKGQGIGRKSAFGPVVIAQNAKEAEQKMTDGAVLVTKSTDRDMIASLEKASALITEEGGLTSHAAVVGLSLGIPVIVGLEKATSTLTDGQDITVDASRGAVYQGRASVL
- a CDS encoding FxsA family protein, whose amino-acid sequence is MRFLFLLFIVFPAIEIGIFLFSGKLIGILPTVLLMILTGIIGAAAAKKQGTEVYHKVQRDLQYGKMPGETIVDGLCIFIGGLLLMLPGFLSDLAGACLLIPFTRSWWKPILFKWLRGMSKNKRIIIK